From Echinicola soli, a single genomic window includes:
- a CDS encoding hemolysin family protein gives MEYQYLVYVLITLMFSALFSGLEIAFVSANKLHIELQNKQGDFTGKVLAGFMKNPGQFIGTTLLGNTVSLVVYGIFMAYLLEPSIAHYLQYLPDGLDGLNNQVTVMLIQTVLSTLIVLITAEFIPKSIFMLNPNNLLSFFALPFMIIYYMMYPIVWLVVGMSRFFITRILGLDYSEDRPVFKITDLNSFIQNNLETEGDDATDIDTKIFDNAVEFKKVKARDCMVPRTDIVAVDVQDSIEELKSTFMESGHSKIIVYKENIDDVIGYCHHLELFKKPKEINDILTPIIIVPETALVNELLIQFISERKSLALVVDEFGGTSGIVSMEDIIEEIFGEIEDEYDNDDLIEQELSDDEYLLSARHEVDYLNEKYDWNLPEGDYDTLSGFILSITENIPKKGESAVYGPFTFTVVSKQEHRIDTVKLKINT, from the coding sequence ATGGAATATCAGTACCTTGTTTATGTTTTGATCACCTTAATGTTTTCGGCCTTGTTTTCTGGTTTGGAAATAGCGTTTGTGTCAGCTAACAAGCTTCACATAGAGCTTCAGAATAAGCAAGGGGATTTCACGGGGAAGGTGTTAGCGGGATTTATGAAAAATCCAGGCCAGTTTATTGGTACCACCCTTCTGGGTAATACCGTCTCACTGGTAGTTTATGGTATTTTTATGGCCTATTTGCTAGAGCCGTCCATTGCCCATTACCTACAGTATTTGCCAGACGGCTTAGATGGTCTGAACAATCAGGTGACGGTCATGCTTATCCAGACGGTGCTATCCACTTTGATCGTGCTGATCACTGCGGAGTTTATCCCTAAGAGCATATTCATGCTGAACCCGAATAACCTGCTTAGCTTTTTTGCCCTTCCATTTATGATCATCTATTATATGATGTATCCTATTGTGTGGCTGGTAGTGGGCATGTCACGGTTTTTTATCACCCGGATTTTGGGCTTGGATTATAGCGAAGACCGGCCTGTCTTCAAAATAACTGACCTGAACAGTTTTATACAAAACAACTTGGAGACAGAAGGTGATGATGCTACCGATATCGATACTAAGATTTTTGACAATGCCGTAGAGTTCAAGAAAGTAAAGGCCAGAGACTGCATGGTCCCCAGGACAGATATCGTGGCCGTGGATGTGCAGGACAGCATTGAGGAGCTCAAGTCCACCTTTATGGAAAGTGGGCATTCGAAGATCATCGTTTACAAGGAGAACATCGACGATGTGATCGGTTATTGCCACCACTTGGAGCTTTTTAAGAAGCCCAAGGAAATTAATGACATCCTTACCCCTATCATCATTGTTCCGGAGACCGCGCTGGTCAACGAGCTTTTGATACAATTTATCTCTGAGCGAAAAAGCTTGGCACTGGTAGTGGATGAATTTGGCGGTACCAGTGGAATTGTCAGTATGGAAGATATCATCGAAGAGATTTTTGGTGAGATCGAAGACGAGTATGATAACGACGACCTGATCGAGCAGGAGCTCTCGGATGACGAGTACCTCCTTAGTGCCCGACATGAAGTCGATTATCTCAATGAAAAGTACGATTGGAATTTACCTGAGGGAGATTATGACACCTTATCAGGTTTTATCCTGTCCATAACAGAAAATATCCCCAAAAAAGGAGAGTCTGCGGTGTACGGACCATTTACTTTTACGGTAGTTTCCAAGCAGGAGCACCGAATTGATACAGTGAAACTTAAAATAAATACGTAA
- a CDS encoding type III pantothenate kinase, giving the protein MIIDIGNTRIKSALFHGEELVEDCVEEYLDELLLKVGPWDFDHVLVSSVRWSKNELEVMLPFSFLFLDRSMPLPVTNAYETPHTLGLDRIAAAIGAHRMAGGSAVLSIDLGTCITYDFIDHSSCYQGGAISPGVQMRFKAMHAQTARLPLLEHVPSDGFPPLMGNNTQEGMKSGVYYGVYFEMEGIISQYRSHYQDLKVFICGGDAKFFESLTKDYIFVIPNLVLHGLNRILNYNVNTN; this is encoded by the coding sequence TTGATCATCGATATTGGGAATACGCGTATAAAATCGGCTTTGTTTCATGGCGAAGAGCTGGTGGAGGACTGTGTGGAGGAATATTTGGATGAATTGTTGTTGAAGGTAGGACCATGGGATTTTGATCATGTCCTGGTGAGTTCGGTAAGGTGGTCGAAAAATGAACTGGAAGTGATGCTTCCTTTTTCCTTTTTGTTTTTGGATCGCTCTATGCCCTTGCCGGTCACCAATGCTTATGAGACACCTCACACGCTGGGCTTGGACCGGATAGCTGCAGCAATAGGTGCCCACCGGATGGCCGGCGGATCAGCAGTTCTGAGCATCGACCTGGGCACTTGTATCACATATGATTTTATCGATCACTCAAGTTGCTACCAAGGTGGGGCGATATCCCCGGGCGTACAAATGCGCTTTAAGGCGATGCATGCACAGACAGCACGATTGCCTTTGTTGGAACATGTTCCTTCTGATGGATTTCCACCCCTCATGGGAAATAATACCCAGGAAGGTATGAAAAGCGGTGTTTATTATGGCGTGTATTTCGAAATGGAAGGAATCATTTCCCAGTATCGCAGCCATTACCAAGATTTAAAGGTGTTTATTTGCGGTGGCGATGCTAAATTCTTTGAAAGCTTAACAAAAGACTACATATTTGTAATCCCCAATTTGGTCCTGCACGGATTGAATAGAATTTTAAATTACAATGTCAATACAAACTAG
- the lptC gene encoding LPS export ABC transporter periplasmic protein LptC — protein sequence MIRNLVIVFLTVMAGFSCRESVDTSQLEDYNGPMRITTDMEVFRSDSAVVRIKLTAGKQLVFDNQDMEFPDGIQIHFFDVEGKLTSTIRADKAYYDNKTKLYRGEGDVRVHNMEKGDKLNTEELFWNERKEIIFTEKFFTIEKADETLIKGTGLESDQSFSNYTLYNIVDSRLPIQEGEE from the coding sequence ATGATTAGGAATCTGGTAATAGTGTTTTTGACGGTAATGGCAGGATTTTCCTGTAGGGAAAGTGTGGACACAAGCCAGCTGGAAGATTATAATGGCCCTATGAGGATAACTACCGATATGGAAGTATTCAGGAGTGACTCGGCAGTGGTGCGTATCAAACTTACTGCGGGTAAACAACTGGTCTTTGATAATCAGGACATGGAGTTTCCGGATGGGATACAGATTCATTTTTTTGATGTAGAAGGGAAGCTTACCTCTACGATCAGGGCTGATAAGGCCTATTATGATAACAAGACCAAGTTGTATAGGGGAGAAGGGGACGTAAGGGTCCACAATATGGAAAAGGGAGATAAACTGAATACAGAGGAGCTGTTTTGGAATGAACGAAAAGAGATTATTTTTACAGAGAAGTTTTTCACCATTGAAAAAGCCGACGAGACACTGATCAAGGGCACTGGCCTTGAGTCAGATCAGTCTTTCAGTAATTATACATTATACAATATAGTAGACAGCCGATTGCCAATACAGGAAGGGGAAGAATAG
- a CDS encoding tetratricopeptide repeat protein → MKAKFALFGLLSFVFVGLAQAQEGWNWPSDKKMEAKAREYNAAYNDYMKADQFIQATKPLHWLLVNAPDLNEAIYINGITVYDGASKETTDEAQKKIYQDSVMTIYNLRGEKYDNTASWIENQAYYAYNYYRGDKEKVGDAAAYFAKDIELNGEINTAGLVPAYFDLVYRNYAYNQAYSDEEVLDIYDGLYARLDKAEAAGEDVSGQKTTLDQILVNMEIIDCDFIQNKLAPQMIANPSDITLAKRVFQYSVQYKCTSSEAFTKALEIVDNDSPTFSTSQVRGMRAMQSKEHAKAEKLFTKALELAENDNQRAEVYYDLAKAQAQQGKKSTARQSALKVLDFDSSKTADVWNFVGSLYMGSSNDCRGGQSRVKDYSVFIAAYEAFAKAGNNSGMANAKARFPSKEELFTEGYQEGQTINTGCWVGQSVTLRTRD, encoded by the coding sequence ATGAAAGCTAAATTTGCATTATTTGGGTTATTGTCTTTTGTTTTCGTGGGCTTGGCTCAGGCTCAGGAGGGATGGAATTGGCCTTCTGACAAAAAAATGGAAGCAAAAGCTAGGGAGTACAACGCTGCCTACAACGATTACATGAAAGCGGATCAATTTATCCAAGCTACGAAACCACTTCACTGGCTATTGGTAAATGCCCCCGATCTAAACGAAGCCATCTATATCAATGGCATTACTGTTTACGATGGTGCTTCAAAAGAGACGACAGACGAAGCACAGAAGAAGATTTACCAAGATTCTGTAATGACGATATATAATCTACGCGGCGAAAAATACGACAATACTGCCAGCTGGATCGAAAACCAAGCTTATTATGCCTATAATTATTACAGAGGCGACAAGGAAAAAGTAGGGGATGCTGCTGCATACTTTGCCAAAGACATCGAACTTAATGGTGAAATCAATACTGCTGGATTAGTACCTGCGTACTTTGACTTGGTATACAGAAATTACGCCTATAACCAAGCATATTCTGATGAAGAAGTGCTGGATATATACGATGGGCTTTATGCCAGATTGGACAAAGCGGAAGCTGCAGGTGAAGATGTCTCCGGACAAAAGACCACTTTGGACCAGATTCTTGTAAACATGGAAATCATCGACTGTGATTTTATCCAAAACAAGCTGGCTCCACAAATGATAGCAAATCCAAGCGATATTACATTGGCCAAGAGAGTATTCCAGTACTCTGTACAGTACAAGTGTACTTCTTCAGAAGCCTTTACCAAGGCACTGGAAATCGTGGATAACGATAGCCCTACTTTCTCTACTTCCCAAGTAAGAGGTATGCGGGCCATGCAAAGTAAGGAACATGCCAAGGCCGAAAAATTATTTACCAAAGCATTGGAACTGGCAGAAAATGATAATCAACGGGCGGAAGTATATTATGACCTTGCCAAAGCCCAGGCACAACAGGGCAAGAAGTCAACTGCTCGCCAATCTGCACTAAAGGTGCTGGACTTTGACTCTTCCAAAACAGCTGATGTATGGAACTTTGTCGGTAGCTTGTACATGGGCTCATCCAACGACTGTAGAGGTGGACAGAGCCGTGTGAAAGATTACTCTGTATTCATCGCTGCTTATGAAGCATTTGCCAAAGCTGGTAACAACTCAGGAATGGCCAATGCCAAAGCAAGATTCCCTTCCAAAGAGGAGCTGTTTACAGAAGGCTACCAAGAAGGCCAAACGATCAATACTGGATGTTGGGTCGGTCAATCAGTGACCCTTAGAACAAGAGATTAA